One region of Roseovarius faecimaris genomic DNA includes:
- a CDS encoding NAD(P)/FAD-dependent oxidoreductase has product MQVNTLILGAGAAGMMCAAHAGAGVLVVDHAKKPGEKIRISGGGRCNFTNMYTEPAAFLSANPHYCKSALSRYTQWDFVDLVARHGISWHEKTLGQLFCDGKSTQIIDMLRAEMARAGAELWLSTSVVEVARRDERFQVVLERDGRRIEVSAAALVLATGGKSIPAMGATGLAYDIARQFGHEIVEPRPALVPLTFSDKRFAPLSGVAAPARAFNDRAGFDEAVLFTHRGLSGPAILQISSYWREGEAITLDLDPDGTLFDTLRNQRQREGRRQLKTELARHLPAKLVEHLGPALPMTGNLADQSDAALSALVEGLRNWTLTPNGSEGYRTAEVTLGGIDTAGLSSKTMMSKTVPGLYVIGEAVDVTGWLGGYNFQWAWSSGWAAGQAIKARKTGLE; this is encoded by the coding sequence ATGCAGGTCAATACGCTGATCTTGGGGGCCGGTGCGGCCGGGATGATGTGCGCGGCCCATGCCGGGGCGGGCGTGCTGGTGGTGGATCATGCCAAAAAGCCGGGGGAGAAGATCCGCATTTCCGGCGGCGGGCGCTGCAACTTCACCAATATGTATACAGAGCCTGCGGCTTTCCTGTCGGCCAACCCGCATTACTGCAAATCCGCGCTCAGCCGCTATACCCAATGGGATTTTGTCGATCTCGTCGCGCGTCATGGCATCTCCTGGCACGAGAAAACCCTGGGCCAGCTCTTTTGCGATGGCAAATCCACCCAGATCATCGACATGCTGCGCGCTGAGATGGCGCGCGCGGGCGCGGAGCTGTGGCTATCCACCAGCGTGGTGGAGGTGGCGCGGCGCGATGAGCGCTTTCAGGTTGTGCTGGAACGCGACGGGCGCCGCATCGAGGTAAGCGCGGCCGCACTGGTGCTGGCCACCGGCGGAAAGTCGATCCCCGCCATGGGGGCGACGGGGCTGGCCTATGACATCGCCCGGCAATTCGGTCACGAGATCGTCGAGCCCCGTCCTGCCCTTGTGCCGCTCACCTTTTCCGACAAGCGGTTTGCGCCGCTGTCGGGCGTGGCCGCCCCGGCACGCGCCTTCAATGACCGCGCCGGTTTTGACGAGGCCGTGCTCTTTACCCATCGCGGCCTCTCCGGGCCTGCTATCCTGCAAATCAGCTCTTATTGGCGCGAGGGTGAGGCGATCACGCTCGACCTCGATCCCGATGGCACGCTCTTTGACACCCTGCGCAACCAACGCCAGCGCGAGGGCCGCAGGCAGCTCAAGACGGAACTGGCGCGTCACCTGCCCGCCAAACTGGTGGAGCATCTCGGCCCGGCCCTGCCCATGACGGGCAATCTGGCCGATCAGTCCGACGCGGCGCTTTCGGCGCTGGTCGAAGGTTTGCGCAACTGGACGCTCACCCCCAACGGCTCCGAAGGCTACCGCACGGCGGAAGTCACCCTGGGTGGGATCGACACCGCCGGGCTGTCCTCCAAAACGATGATGTCCAAGACCGTCCCCGGCCTCTACGTGATCGGCGAGGCCGTGGATGTGACAGGCTGGCTGGGCGGCTACAACTTCCAATGGGCCTGGTCCTCGGGCTGGGCGGCGGGTCAGGCGATCAAGGCACGAAAGACCGGCTTAGAATAG
- the ftsW gene encoding putative lipid II flippase FtsW, with product MTEMVYGAVPVRDGEPILPKWWRTIDKWSVSCVLILFGIGILLGLAASVPLAEKNGFEHFHYVKRQALFGGLALTAMFLTSMMSPQLVRRLAVLGFIGAFIALVLLPVFGTDFGKGAVRWYSLGFASVQPSEFLKPGFVVVAAWMMAASQDINGPPGISWSFVLAIVIVAFLAMQPDFGQACLVLFGWGVMYFVAGAPITLLVIMAVLVVLAGSFAYSNSEHFARRIDGFLSPDVDPNTQLGFATNAIREGGFFGVGVGEGEVKWSLPDAHTDFIIAVAAEEYGLVLVLCIITLYASIVVRSFLRLMKERDPFIRLAGTGLAAMFGVQAMINMGVAVRLLPAKGMTLPFVSYGGSSLIAGGIALGMLFAFTRSRPQGGVGDILRGHIR from the coding sequence ATGACAGAGATGGTCTATGGGGCGGTCCCGGTGCGGGATGGGGAACCCATCTTGCCGAAATGGTGGCGCACGATCGACAAATGGTCGGTCTCCTGTGTGCTGATCCTGTTCGGGATCGGGATTTTGCTGGGTCTGGCGGCGTCGGTGCCGCTGGCGGAAAAGAACGGGTTTGAGCATTTCCACTACGTGAAGCGGCAGGCGCTGTTCGGCGGGCTGGCGCTGACGGCGATGTTTCTGACCTCGATGATGAGCCCGCAACTGGTGCGGCGCCTGGCGGTGCTGGGCTTTATCGGGGCGTTTATTGCCCTCGTGCTGCTGCCGGTCTTCGGCACGGATTTCGGCAAGGGGGCGGTGCGGTGGTACAGCCTCGGCTTTGCCTCTGTGCAACCTTCGGAGTTTCTCAAGCCCGGTTTCGTGGTGGTGGCCGCGTGGATGATGGCGGCGAGCCAGGATATCAACGGCCCGCCGGGGATCAGCTGGTCTTTCGTGCTGGCCATCGTAATCGTGGCCTTTCTGGCGATGCAGCCCGATTTCGGGCAGGCCTGTCTGGTGCTCTTTGGCTGGGGGGTGATGTATTTCGTGGCCGGTGCGCCGATAACCCTGCTTGTGATCATGGCGGTGCTGGTGGTGCTGGCGGGGTCTTTCGCCTATTCCAATTCCGAGCATTTCGCGCGCCGGATCGACGGGTTTCTGAGCCCCGATGTGGACCCCAACACGCAGTTGGGCTTTGCCACCAATGCGATCCGCGAAGGCGGGTTCTTTGGTGTGGGCGTGGGCGAGGGCGAGGTGAAATGGTCCCTGCCGGATGCGCATACGGATTTCATCATCGCCGTGGCGGCCGAGGAATACGGCCTCGTTCTGGTGCTGTGCATCATCACGCTTTACGCCTCCATCGTGGTGCGCTCTTTCCTGCGGCTGATGAAGGAACGCGATCCGTTCATTCGCCTTGCCGGGACCGGGCTTGCGGCGATGTTTGGCGTGCAGGCGATGATCAATATGGGCGTCGCGGTGCGGCTTCTGCCGGCCAAGGGCATGACGCTGCCCTTCGTGAGCTATGGCGGGTCTTCGCTGATTGCGGGCGGGATCGCGCTTGGCATGCTCTTTGCCTTCACGCGCTCCCGGCCGCAGGGCGGGGTGGGCGATATTCTGCGGGGGCATATCCGGTGA